One stretch of Rosistilla oblonga DNA includes these proteins:
- the recQ gene encoding DNA helicase RecQ, protein METEEPENLSIESQLLAALETSWGYDSFRPLQREAMECVMQHRDSVVVLPTGGGKSLCFQAPATCLDGMGVVVSPLISLMKDQVDALRSCGISAAYINSTLSADERREIADQIQAGELKLLYVAPERLVDARMIEFLKSAKVSMVAIDEAHCISAWGHDFRPEFRQLRFLKEAFPGVGVHAYTATASQQVREDIAQQLQLESPQMLVGGFDRPNLVYRVLAANNRFGQVCEVIQRHAGESGIVYCISRKEVDRTTENLVRLGFKAAPYHAGLSDTQRAQNQEAFLSEQVDVIVATVAFGMGIDKSNVRYVVHAGMPKSLEHYQQESGRAGRDGLEAECVLIYSGGDLVTWKRIMRGGDPSVFDSAVASLEAMNHFCASVSCRHRSIVRYFGQDLEAENCGACDVCLDEIDLVDDATTIGQKILSNVLRTEERFGADYNAKCLVGSQEQRIVQMGHDKLSTYGLLSSETVNTVRGWIEQLVEQGFLLRSGEYNTISVTPSGRQLLRREVEPRLLRPANKEAQPKAASAESWEGVDRGLFEHLRELRGKIAAEKKVPAYVVFGDVTLRDMARIRPSDVPRLMSVSGVGEKKQQDFGEIFLAEIASYCAQHELQQDAAVATRAVKPVAKKPKALAASSLAAMDLFRNGMSLDDAVVELKRARSTVAGYLNDYLKHERVTDPTPWVETEVIGQIEAVLAETGLERLRPIFDALDGKVDYDSIRIVASCWSNRQGEAG, encoded by the coding sequence ATGGAAACCGAAGAACCTGAAAATCTGTCGATCGAATCGCAACTGCTCGCCGCCCTAGAGACAAGCTGGGGTTACGATTCCTTTCGCCCGCTGCAGCGCGAGGCGATGGAGTGTGTGATGCAGCATCGCGACAGCGTCGTTGTGCTGCCGACCGGTGGCGGTAAATCGCTCTGCTTCCAAGCCCCGGCGACCTGTCTCGACGGGATGGGCGTCGTCGTGTCGCCGTTGATATCGTTGATGAAAGACCAAGTCGATGCGCTACGCAGTTGCGGTATTTCGGCGGCGTATATCAACAGCACGCTCTCGGCTGACGAGCGCCGCGAGATTGCCGACCAGATCCAGGCGGGAGAGCTGAAACTGCTGTACGTCGCCCCCGAACGACTTGTCGACGCGCGGATGATCGAGTTCCTGAAGTCTGCCAAGGTTTCGATGGTGGCGATCGACGAAGCCCACTGTATCAGCGCGTGGGGGCACGACTTCCGGCCCGAATTCCGGCAGTTGCGGTTCCTTAAAGAGGCCTTCCCTGGCGTTGGCGTGCACGCCTACACGGCGACCGCGTCGCAGCAGGTTCGCGAGGACATCGCCCAGCAGTTGCAATTGGAATCGCCGCAGATGTTGGTCGGCGGTTTCGATCGCCCGAATCTGGTCTATCGCGTTTTGGCGGCGAACAATCGGTTCGGGCAGGTCTGCGAAGTCATCCAGCGTCACGCCGGCGAATCGGGAATCGTCTACTGTATCAGCCGCAAGGAGGTCGACCGGACGACGGAGAATCTGGTTCGGTTGGGCTTCAAGGCCGCTCCCTATCACGCTGGTTTGAGCGATACTCAGCGGGCGCAGAACCAGGAAGCGTTCCTCAGCGAGCAGGTCGACGTGATCGTGGCAACCGTCGCGTTTGGGATGGGGATCGATAAATCGAACGTTCGGTACGTGGTCCACGCTGGGATGCCGAAGTCGTTGGAGCACTATCAACAGGAGAGCGGGCGTGCCGGGCGCGATGGCCTGGAAGCCGAATGCGTGCTGATCTACAGCGGCGGCGATCTGGTGACGTGGAAGCGGATCATGCGCGGCGGCGATCCGTCGGTTTTCGATTCCGCAGTGGCGTCGCTTGAGGCGATGAACCACTTCTGCGCGTCGGTCTCGTGCCGGCATCGATCGATCGTCCGCTACTTTGGCCAGGATCTCGAGGCGGAAAATTGCGGAGCCTGCGACGTCTGTCTGGACGAGATCGATTTGGTCGACGATGCGACGACGATCGGTCAGAAGATCTTGTCGAATGTGTTGCGGACCGAGGAGCGGTTCGGGGCCGACTACAACGCCAAGTGTCTGGTCGGATCGCAGGAGCAGCGGATAGTGCAGATGGGGCACGACAAACTTTCGACCTATGGGCTGCTCTCCAGCGAGACCGTCAACACGGTCCGCGGTTGGATCGAACAACTGGTGGAGCAAGGTTTCTTGTTGCGTAGCGGCGAATACAACACGATCAGCGTGACGCCAAGCGGTCGCCAGTTGTTGCGCCGCGAGGTGGAGCCGCGGTTGTTACGCCCCGCCAACAAAGAGGCTCAGCCCAAGGCGGCGTCGGCCGAATCGTGGGAGGGTGTAGATCGCGGGCTGTTCGAGCACTTGCGCGAGTTGCGCGGCAAGATCGCCGCGGAGAAGAAGGTGCCGGCTTATGTCGTTTTCGGCGACGTGACGCTCCGCGACATGGCCCGCATCCGTCCATCGGACGTGCCCCGCTTGATGAGCGTCTCGGGAGTCGGCGAGAAGAAGCAGCAGGACTTTGGCGAGATCTTCCTCGCGGAAATCGCCAGCTATTGTGCCCAGCATGAGCTGCAGCAAGATGCCGCCGTGGCGACGCGAGCGGTCAAGCCGGTCGCGAAGAAACCGAAGGCGTTGGCTGCGTCGAGCCTTGCCGCGATGGATCTGTTCCGCAACGGGATGTCGTTGGACGACGCGGTCGTCGAATTGAAGCGAGCCCGATCGACGGTGGCCGGTTATTTGAACGACTACCTGAAACACGAACGCGTCACCGACCCAACGCCGTGGGTCGAGACCGAGGTGATCGGGCAGATCGAAGCCGTGCTTGCCGAAACGGGGCTCGAGCGGCTGCGGCCGATCTTCGACGCCCTCGACGGCAAGGTCGATTACGATTCGATCCGGATCGTCGCCAGTTGCTGGAGCAACCGGCAAGGCGAAGCGGGATGA
- a CDS encoding neutral zinc metallopeptidase, with protein MRWRGRRESENIEDRRAMGAGPAVAGGGGLMILVVIVLGLMMGKDPQQLIQQVQQQQAQQQAGAPQNVPVEDSEAERELKQFVSVVLADTEDVWNKLFTEQIGKRYPEPKLVLFRDQVSSACGMASSATGPFYCPGDDQVYLDMSFFEQLQNQFGAKGDFAMAYVIAHEVAHHVQNTLGISDQVHRSQQSADKVAANRLSVRLELQADFLAGVWAHHGQKMKSFLDAGDVEEAMKCAEAIGDDRLQQQMQGRVVPDAFTHGTSKQRAYWFRKGLETGQIEVANELFELPYNQI; from the coding sequence ATGCGTTGGCGTGGAAGACGAGAGAGCGAAAATATTGAAGATCGACGCGCCATGGGAGCCGGGCCGGCGGTGGCTGGCGGCGGTGGGCTGATGATTTTGGTTGTGATCGTGTTGGGGCTGATGATGGGGAAGGACCCGCAGCAGTTGATCCAACAGGTGCAACAGCAGCAGGCGCAGCAGCAAGCCGGTGCGCCGCAGAACGTCCCGGTCGAAGATAGCGAAGCCGAACGCGAGCTGAAGCAGTTTGTCTCGGTGGTGTTGGCCGACACCGAAGATGTCTGGAACAAGTTGTTCACCGAGCAGATCGGGAAGCGGTATCCCGAGCCGAAGTTGGTCCTGTTCCGCGATCAGGTCTCGTCGGCTTGTGGAATGGCCAGCAGTGCGACGGGCCCGTTCTATTGCCCCGGCGACGATCAGGTTTATCTGGATATGTCGTTCTTCGAACAGCTGCAGAATCAATTTGGAGCCAAAGGGGACTTTGCGATGGCTTACGTGATCGCTCACGAGGTCGCGCATCATGTGCAAAACACCTTAGGCATTTCCGACCAAGTTCATCGCAGCCAGCAGAGCGCCGACAAGGTGGCAGCCAATCGGTTGAGCGTGCGGTTGGAGCTGCAGGCTGATTTTCTAGCCGGCGTCTGGGCGCATCACGGCCAGAAGATGAAGTCCTTCTTGGACGCTGGAGATGTCGAAGAGGCGATGAAGTGTGCTGAAGCGATCGGCGACGATCGCTTGCAACAACAGATGCAGGGGCGAGTGGTTCCCGATGCCTTTACGCACGGAACCAGCAAGCAGCGAGCCTACTGGTTCCGAAAAGGCTTGGAGACCGGCCAGATCGAAGTTGCCAACGAACTGTTTGAGTTGCCATATAACCAGATCTAA
- a CDS encoding Hpt domain-containing protein, whose product MSELPKDDKPWIDRLGECTGNHHESMVAVAEGLVMELPDVSQRLRVAIAGGTPKEIERYGHTLKSCLKYVSSGDEVALAEEIERCGRESRVSDAVALYDQLQPTVQAWQDRVQQWLDRQ is encoded by the coding sequence ATGAGCGAATTACCAAAAGACGACAAGCCGTGGATCGATCGCCTGGGGGAATGCACGGGGAATCACCACGAATCGATGGTTGCCGTTGCCGAAGGCTTGGTGATGGAGCTGCCCGACGTTTCGCAGCGGTTGCGAGTGGCGATCGCTGGCGGCACGCCGAAAGAGATCGAACGCTACGGGCATACGCTGAAGTCGTGTCTTAAATATGTCTCCAGCGGAGACGAAGTCGCTCTGGCCGAAGAGATCGAACGCTGTGGCCGCGAGTCGCGCGTCTCCGACGCCGTCGCGTTGTACGATCAACTGCAACCGACCGTCCAAGCCTGGCAGGACCGAGTGCAACAGTGGCTCGACCGGCAGTAG
- a CDS encoding DUF1559 domain-containing protein → MFAKRRAFTLVELLVVIAIIGILVGLLLPAVQAAREAARRMQCGNNMKQLGLALHNYVDTYQKFPASSRGYGGCVGNAVNGEIKNASGLVALLPYIELQNVYDQFNHEEAFAVTSSGQRATGNVIGDPATNGNATIAELELDVFACPSDSNPIKGRLVGNHYGPAPGFSGAATNYDFIVAAGPEFGTCNSYATTNSTTKRMFGGDVNTRMAEVIDGLTNTFMVGETTRYHVNGAALAWSYRGWVMTGVDPYYTSAANGGINVWHQPWISPTWQSPPFTPIRGRARSWWVASASLHPGGCHFVMGDASVQFVSETIDKPTLLNLTVMSDGQVATLP, encoded by the coding sequence ATGTTTGCAAAAAGAAGAGCGTTCACCCTCGTAGAACTACTTGTTGTGATCGCGATCATTGGGATCTTAGTGGGCCTGCTGCTGCCAGCGGTTCAAGCGGCTCGCGAAGCGGCTCGGCGGATGCAGTGCGGCAACAACATGAAGCAGCTTGGCTTGGCGTTGCACAACTACGTCGACACCTACCAAAAATTCCCAGCCTCCAGCCGCGGATACGGCGGATGTGTTGGCAACGCAGTCAACGGCGAGATCAAAAACGCCAGTGGCCTTGTCGCTCTACTTCCCTACATCGAACTGCAGAACGTCTACGACCAATTCAACCACGAAGAAGCCTTTGCAGTTACCAGTTCGGGGCAGCGTGCGACCGGAAACGTGATTGGCGATCCAGCGACCAATGGAAATGCGACCATTGCCGAATTGGAACTCGACGTCTTCGCTTGCCCCTCGGACAGCAATCCCATCAAAGGCCGCCTGGTCGGAAATCACTACGGCCCTGCACCAGGATTTTCGGGCGCCGCAACCAACTATGACTTTATCGTCGCAGCCGGCCCTGAATTTGGCACCTGCAACAGCTACGCCACCACCAACAGCACCACGAAGCGGATGTTTGGCGGCGACGTCAACACGCGAATGGCCGAAGTCATCGACGGCCTGACCAACACCTTCATGGTCGGCGAAACCACGCGATACCACGTCAATGGCGCCGCCCTGGCTTGGTCCTATCGCGGCTGGGTAATGACTGGCGTCGACCCGTATTACACGTCGGCGGCCAACGGAGGAATCAACGTCTGGCACCAACCTTGGATCTCGCCAACATGGCAGAGCCCTCCCTTCACACCAATTCGCGGCCGCGCTCGCAGCTGGTGGGTTGCGTCGGCCAGCCTGCATCCCGGCGGATGCCACTTTGTCATGGGTGACGCTTCGGTCCAGTTCGTCAGCGAAACGATCGACAAACCGACCTTGCTGAACCTGACCGTCATGTCGGACGGACAAGTCGCCACGCTTCCGTAG
- a CDS encoding DUF1552 domain-containing protein: MRSVLRRRTMLRGGAVSMALPMLQSMSGTAAGAAPGESGKGDVRRMLAICAPLGIHTPYLFPSQSGTDYEVTPYLEPLQPLRDKFTVISGLHHPDVDGGHSAEKSFLTGAAHPGQPSFQNTISVDQFAAEQIGHQTRFASLALSAGRSSLSYTRSGVQIPAQSRPSQLFAKLFLAGTPAEQADQIRRIEDGQSIMDLVRDQTRGVARRVGRQDNQTLDQYLTSVRELEQRLVSAAQWATQPKPVVDRKPPTDVTDRADFTGIMGLMFEMIFLAIQTDSTRLITLIGAGGNEVVSLKGVDDGWHNLSHHGRNPEKIEMLAIIEREEMRLFGELLSKLEAVREGEHSLLDQTAILMGSNLGNASSHNNTNLPIIAAGGHFRHGQHLRFESEKSPPLGNLMVSYLQHLGLAVDQFSSGVGTLTGLQPS; this comes from the coding sequence ATGAGATCTGTTTTGCGACGACGGACGATGTTGCGCGGCGGTGCGGTTTCGATGGCGCTGCCGATGCTGCAATCGATGTCCGGTACCGCCGCTGGAGCTGCCCCGGGGGAATCTGGGAAAGGGGATGTTCGCCGGATGTTGGCGATCTGCGCTCCGCTGGGAATCCACACGCCCTACCTGTTCCCCAGCCAATCGGGAACCGATTACGAAGTCACGCCCTACCTGGAACCGCTGCAGCCACTGCGGGACAAGTTCACGGTGATCTCGGGGCTGCACCATCCCGATGTCGACGGAGGGCATAGCGCGGAGAAGAGCTTTTTGACCGGAGCGGCTCATCCCGGTCAGCCGAGTTTCCAGAACACGATTTCGGTCGACCAGTTCGCCGCCGAACAGATCGGTCATCAAACGCGGTTTGCGTCGCTGGCCCTGTCTGCCGGGCGATCGAGTCTTTCGTACACGCGATCGGGCGTGCAGATTCCCGCTCAATCGCGTCCGTCGCAATTGTTTGCCAAGCTGTTTTTAGCGGGAACGCCGGCGGAGCAAGCCGATCAAATCCGGCGGATCGAAGATGGGCAGAGCATCATGGATTTGGTCCGCGATCAGACGCGCGGCGTCGCTCGCCGCGTGGGACGTCAGGATAATCAAACGCTAGATCAGTACCTGACGAGCGTTCGCGAGCTGGAACAGCGGTTGGTCAGCGCGGCGCAGTGGGCGACGCAGCCGAAGCCGGTCGTCGATCGCAAGCCACCGACCGACGTCACCGATCGGGCCGATTTCACCGGGATCATGGGACTGATGTTCGAGATGATCTTTCTGGCGATCCAAACCGATTCGACGCGGTTGATCACTTTGATCGGTGCCGGCGGCAACGAGGTGGTGTCGCTGAAAGGGGTCGACGACGGCTGGCACAACTTGAGCCATCACGGGCGGAATCCGGAAAAGATCGAGATGCTGGCGATCATCGAACGCGAGGAGATGCGGTTGTTTGGTGAGCTGTTGAGCAAGCTGGAAGCGGTTCGCGAGGGTGAGCACAGTTTGTTGGATCAGACCGCCATCTTGATGGGCTCCAATTTGGGGAACGCTTCGAGCCACAACAACACGAATCTGCCGATCATCGCCGCCGGAGGACACTTCCGACACGGGCAGCATCTGCGGTTTGAATCCGAGAAATCGCCACCGCTTGGAAATTTAATGGTCAGTTATCTGCAGCACTTGGGGCTGGCGGTCGATCAGTTCTCTAGCGGCGTCGGTACGTTGACCGGTTTGCAGCCGAGTTGA
- a CDS encoding carboxypeptidase regulatory-like domain-containing protein: MITVAAITGCGKATSDPGPSFIPVSGTLTLDGQPLPFKSVRLSPTDGTAGRGAAGYSDSEGRFHLVAVVSDKLHDITGCPPGHYRVIVNEPMIPISEADFETGNQTIAAPTAEPAVAILLPDPKAKSDIPAVYRSDNTSPLEVEIREENTTLTVELQSKPSQSASPADAVQHDT, from the coding sequence TTGATCACAGTTGCCGCAATCACCGGTTGCGGCAAGGCTACGAGCGATCCGGGGCCAAGCTTTATCCCCGTCTCGGGAACGCTCACTCTCGACGGTCAGCCACTCCCTTTCAAGAGCGTACGGCTGTCGCCGACCGACGGCACCGCAGGCCGCGGCGCGGCCGGATATTCCGATTCCGAAGGCCGGTTCCACTTAGTGGCTGTCGTTTCCGACAAGCTGCACGACATCACAGGCTGCCCTCCGGGGCATTATCGCGTGATTGTTAACGAACCGATGATCCCGATCTCCGAAGCGGATTTCGAAACCGGAAACCAAACGATCGCCGCACCAACAGCGGAGCCCGCGGTTGCGATCCTGCTTCCCGATCCCAAAGCAAAGAGCGACATCCCCGCGGTCTACCGTTCGGACAACACATCGCCACTGGAAGTCGAGATCCGCGAAGAAAACACAACGTTGACTGTAGAACTTCAGTCGAAGCCCTCGCAAAGTGCCAGCCCCGCAGATGCAGTGCAACACGACACCTAA
- a CDS encoding carboxypeptidase regulatory-like domain-containing protein, which produces MFKFAKVSFIAGVVAIAGCGDAGPPRVPITGTLTLDGEPLAFKSLTLTPIEGTTGGGASGYSDGEGKYQVLAMVPGAVQDFNGCPPGRYRVTVSEPLIPISDADFQTASKGEVIDSNEPAAAVFMPTTPRKKKQAKGAIPSVYASGTMSPLVIDVAEGNELIDLALASTAK; this is translated from the coding sequence ATGTTTAAATTTGCAAAAGTCAGTTTTATCGCAGGAGTTGTTGCGATCGCGGGCTGCGGCGACGCGGGGCCACCACGCGTTCCAATCACCGGAACCCTGACGCTCGATGGAGAACCGCTGGCCTTCAAAAGCCTAACGTTGACGCCGATCGAAGGAACCACCGGCGGCGGCGCTTCGGGCTATTCCGATGGCGAAGGAAAATACCAAGTCCTGGCGATGGTCCCCGGCGCGGTGCAGGATTTTAATGGCTGCCCGCCAGGACGTTATCGCGTAACGGTTTCCGAGCCGTTGATCCCGATCAGCGATGCCGACTTCCAAACGGCCAGCAAGGGAGAGGTTATCGACAGCAACGAACCGGCGGCAGCGGTCTTCATGCCAACCACGCCGAGAAAAAAGAAGCAGGCCAAGGGAGCGATCCCAAGCGTCTACGCCTCAGGCACGATGTCGCCACTCGTGATCGACGTCGCCGAGGGGAACGAGCTGATCGACCTAGCGCTTGCATCGACGGCGAAATAA
- the asnB gene encoding asparagine synthase (glutamine-hydrolyzing) has protein sequence MCGITGGLWTHPQHSISADVLQRMTEAIRHRGPDDSGTHVEAMRTDPSGPVPGVALGFRRLSIIDLAGGHQPMSNEDGSIWMVFNGEIYNFGDLRRRLEGAGHRFGSSSDGESILHLYEDLGVECFSHLNGMFAVAIWDRNRRRIVLARDRLGQKPLHYTVQDDRLLFASELKSLMEVPGLRREIDPSAIDEFLTYQYVPHPNTIYRDIHKLPPGHFAVFEDEHLSVKRYWDIDLAKETPMTQEEASEQLRELLSDSVRLRLQADVPLGAFLSGGIDSSLIVALAQQQRDDPIRTFSIGFPLKDFDETHYAKQVADHLGTQHTRFEVQPNAVDVIDKLVWHYDEPFGDSSAIPTWYLSELTRREVTVALSGDGGDELFAGYDRYRALWISRQMDRMLPMRGMLGAKWIQRLPDSTRQRSLIRRGKRFCDAISQPPARRFMNWLQIFPEALRGEIYNEDFVKQLPGDDPFEFFHMAWKQSGNRDDVTKASLADLMTYLPCDLCTKVDIASMAHGLEVRQPMLDYRVVELAARMPVKWKFRGKRGKLILDDTFGSMIPKNIWTRKKMGFGIPIAAWFKNEWRPMLHDMLLAPDAKHQQFFRPEVVAKMVHDHETGAVNHGYRLWNLLILEKWLRRWT, from the coding sequence ATGTGCGGCATCACCGGCGGACTCTGGACTCACCCGCAACACTCGATCTCCGCCGACGTCCTGCAGCGGATGACCGAGGCGATCCGCCACCGTGGCCCCGACGACAGCGGAACCCATGTCGAAGCGATGCGGACCGATCCGTCGGGCCCCGTCCCCGGCGTGGCCCTTGGGTTTCGGCGATTGAGCATCATCGATCTCGCCGGCGGCCACCAACCGATGAGCAACGAAGACGGTTCGATCTGGATGGTCTTCAACGGCGAGATCTACAATTTTGGCGATCTCCGCCGACGTCTTGAAGGAGCCGGCCATCGTTTTGGTTCCTCCAGCGATGGCGAATCGATCCTGCACCTGTACGAAGACCTGGGGGTCGAGTGTTTCTCGCACCTCAACGGTATGTTTGCCGTCGCGATCTGGGACCGCAACCGCCGCCGGATCGTGCTGGCGCGCGATCGCTTGGGTCAGAAGCCGCTGCACTACACGGTGCAAGACGATCGGCTGCTGTTTGCCAGCGAACTGAAGTCGCTGATGGAGGTGCCGGGGCTGCGTCGGGAGATCGATCCGTCGGCGATCGATGAATTCCTGACCTACCAATACGTCCCTCATCCGAACACGATTTATCGCGATATTCACAAGCTGCCGCCGGGACACTTTGCTGTCTTCGAAGACGAACACTTGAGCGTCAAGCGATACTGGGATATCGATCTCGCCAAAGAAACTCCGATGACGCAGGAGGAGGCGTCCGAGCAACTGCGGGAACTGCTCTCTGATTCGGTGCGACTGCGATTGCAAGCCGACGTTCCGCTGGGAGCGTTCCTCTCCGGCGGGATCGATTCGTCGCTGATCGTCGCCCTGGCTCAACAGCAGCGCGACGATCCGATCCGCACCTTCAGCATCGGCTTTCCGCTGAAGGATTTCGACGAAACCCACTACGCCAAACAAGTCGCCGACCATCTGGGAACCCAGCACACACGGTTCGAAGTCCAGCCGAACGCGGTCGACGTGATCGACAAATTGGTCTGGCACTACGACGAACCGTTTGGTGATTCGAGCGCCATTCCCACCTGGTACCTGTCGGAACTGACCCGCCGCGAAGTGACCGTGGCCCTCTCGGGCGACGGCGGCGACGAACTGTTCGCCGGCTACGATCGCTACCGGGCGTTGTGGATCAGTCGCCAGATGGATCGGATGTTGCCGATGCGTGGAATGCTGGGAGCCAAGTGGATCCAGCGGCTGCCCGATTCGACGCGGCAGCGTTCCCTGATCCGCCGCGGCAAGCGGTTCTGCGACGCGATCAGCCAACCGCCGGCGCGGCGTTTCATGAACTGGTTGCAGATCTTCCCCGAAGCGCTCCGAGGCGAGATCTATAACGAGGACTTCGTTAAGCAGTTGCCGGGGGACGATCCGTTCGAGTTCTTCCACATGGCCTGGAAACAGTCGGGGAATCGGGACGACGTCACCAAAGCATCGCTAGCCGATCTGATGACCTACCTGCCATGCGATCTGTGCACGAAAGTCGATATCGCGTCGATGGCTCACGGATTGGAGGTCCGCCAACCGATGCTCGATTACCGCGTCGTGGAACTCGCCGCGCGGATGCCGGTGAAATGGAAGTTCCGCGGCAAACGCGGCAAACTGATCCTGGACGACACCTTCGGATCGATGATCCCCAAAAACATCTGGACTCGCAAAAAGATGGGCTTCGGCATCCCAATCGCTGCTTGGTTTAAAAACGAATGGCGGCCGATGCTGCACGACATGCTACTGGCTCCCGACGCCAAGCATCAACAATTCTTCCGCCCCGAAGTCGTCGCCAAGATGGTCCACGATCACGAGACCGGCGCCGTCAACCACGGCTACCGATTGTGGAACCTACTGATCCTCGAAAAATGGCTCCGCCGCTGGACGTAA
- a CDS encoding DUF1559 domain-containing protein yields the protein MRRRNGFTLVELLVVIAIIGILVGLLLPAVQAAREAARRMQCSNNMKQLGLALHNYVDTYQKFPASARGYGGCVGNAVNGEIKNANGLVALLPYIELQNVYDQFNHDEAFSVNPGGYQRATGTVVGDPITNGNAALAELELDVFLCPSDPNPAKGRLVGSAYGPGGSFSGAATNYDFIVKCGTEFGTCNSYATTSSTEKRIFGGDVNSRMAEVTDGLTNTFMVGETTKYHSNGAAFAWSYRAWVMTGIDPYYTTANGGINVWHQPWVAPTWQNPPYIPQRGRPRSWWVPAASLHPGGCHFVMGDASVQFINETIDKPTLLNLTVMSDGQVVTLP from the coding sequence ATGCGTCGCAGAAACGGATTTACATTAGTTGAATTACTGGTCGTGATCGCAATCATCGGCATCCTGGTTGGCCTGCTGTTGCCAGCGGTCCAAGCCGCCCGCGAAGCAGCGCGGCGGATGCAGTGCAGCAACAACATGAAGCAGCTCGGCTTGGCTCTGCACAATTACGTCGACACCTACCAAAAGTTCCCCGCCTCAGCCCGCGGATACGGTGGATGTGTCGGGAACGCAGTCAACGGCGAAATCAAGAATGCCAACGGCCTGGTCGCACTGCTTCCCTACATCGAACTGCAAAACGTCTACGACCAGTTCAATCACGACGAAGCCTTTTCGGTAAACCCAGGCGGCTACCAACGGGCAACCGGCACCGTGGTCGGCGATCCGATCACCAACGGCAACGCAGCGCTCGCCGAACTGGAACTCGATGTCTTCCTATGCCCGTCCGACCCCAACCCGGCCAAGGGGCGGTTGGTGGGAAGCGCTTACGGTCCCGGCGGCAGCTTCTCCGGCGCCGCAACCAACTACGACTTCATCGTGAAGTGCGGCACTGAATTCGGCACATGCAACAGCTACGCCACGACCAGCAGCACCGAAAAACGGATATTTGGTGGCGACGTGAACTCCCGAATGGCCGAGGTCACCGACGGGCTTACCAACACATTCATGGTAGGCGAGACAACCAAGTATCACTCCAACGGCGCTGCCTTCGCCTGGTCGTATCGTGCCTGGGTGATGACAGGTATCGATCCCTATTACACGACCGCCAATGGTGGAATCAACGTCTGGCACCAACCCTGGGTCGCACCAACTTGGCAGAACCCACCCTACATTCCACAACGCGGCCGACCTCGCAGTTGGTGGGTACCAGCAGCCAGCTTGCACCCGGGCGGATGCCACTTTGTGATGGGCGATGCATCGGTGCAATTCATCAACGAAACGATCGACAAGCCGACTTTGTTGAACCTAACAGTCATGTCGGATGGCCAAGTCGTTACGCTACCGTAG